TGTATATAGTTGAATTCAAACCAGTGCACCGGGTTGAGTTTAAAATCGAGATAGACAAATGACGGTGCCCGGCCGGATAAAATGTTGGCGTGGCGGTAAGTATTTCCCCACTGCGGACGATCTTTCACCAAACCGATACTTCCCCACTTCCAACTGTAGTGAATGCCCGCCATGATCTCGCTGAAATCACTTCGCTGCCCCCCAATAAACTCACCCTGATTGTACTTGTAATTGTGGCCGGGAAGAACAGTCAGATGGTGATGCGCACTCAAAATCTCGTTTACTCCACTATCGCGCAGGCGAACGTAAGCTCCGAGATTCTTGCCGAAAGTTGCCCAGGCTTCACCGCCAATGGTGCGCTGAAATACAAGACCGTTCTCGTTGAGCCAGCCCATTCCGCCACCCAGCGGATTGACCGTTACCTTGAAGGTAGAATCACTGTGGTAAAACAGATCCCAACGTCGGTTCCAGTCTTTACCTATGTGTGTTTCCTTTCCGAAATCGCGCAGGTAGTACTCCAGCTCCTGCCTTTGCCTGCGATTGAGCTCATGCGCAAGCGAATCCTGCACACCGTGAAGCCAGTCTGAAATGCGCTCACGCGAATACGGCTTGATGGCACTGTTTACCTCGATGAGTTTAAGGTTAGCCAGCTCATCCACAAAATCGTACACCGTGGTTGATACCGGCTGATAAACCAACTGTGCCTGTGAGATGTAAGGCAGGCCAAATGCAACCAACAAAAGTGTTCGAACCAGTTTCAAGCGCTTCGTGCTTTTCTCAGCACAATATTATTAAACGCTTTGAAACCATAATTGAAATCGGTGGTGATAGGCGATTTTAAATACGCCTTGATATATCTTGCCTCAGACTCCATGATTTCCTGCAAATTATGGGGCAAATCGGCATAAAAAGGTGGAATCAATCCCGGTTTTCCCTGAAGACGAACCTGCTTGTGCTCTTCGGAGTACAGGCTGAGATAGTGGTCACTCAGCGGGCGCACGCCTACAATTTTGAGGTCACCGCGCAAAATATTCCAAATCATGGGAATCTCATCAATCCAGAATCGGCGCATAAACCTGCCCCACTTGGTGATTCGGAAATCGTTGCTGAATTTCCCACCGGCCTGCAGGTTGTTTTGCTCGTACACATACTCCTGAATGTACTGGGCGTAAGGGTGCATCGTTCTGAATTTATACACGGTAATGCGTTTCCCAAGCTTTCCAATACGGCCTATTTTGAGCAGCAACCCAGTACTTGGTTCCGGTTCGGTGAGGGGCTGACCTTTTTTACTCACCGCGAAAAAAAGAAGGTTGTCAATCACTTTTACGGCTTCAATACTGAAACCGCAATACACCAAACGGCCCAATACTTCGGCTTTGGAGAGGGCACGGTTTCTTCCGCCAGTAAGCCTGAAGTAAATACTGCGGGTCACAGATAGTTTGGGAAAAATGCGTTTCAACACAAAGTCAGCCGTGTAATAAAGCCTGTTCAGAAACGGTGGATATTTTTTATGCAAACGCGCTTTGCGGTTTTCAAGCGTTTCCATGCAGCCAATAAATCGACCACCATTATTGAGATTCGCATTCACCAATCTGAAGAAATGATTGATACCCCGAATATCATTCACCCGCGCGGTATTGACGACCACATTGGCGTTTTCAGAGCTGTCTTTCAGATCATCTCGATTTGTGGTATGCATCAGGGTCATCTTGCTTTTGCCTATAAAAGGACGGGCAAAATCAAACACATCCTGTGTTAATCCTTTACTTGCGTGGGCTGAAAACTGCATTTTCTGGCCGGGATAGATTGGTTAGGTCGAGTGACTAAAAGTACCGTCCTCCTCAAGCCTTCTGAAAAGCGGGATTAAAAGTTTTTAACAATCTAATTAACCGTTCGGAATAGCGAATCTCAAATCATTGAATGATTGCCGATATGGATAGTGAAGAAGCACATCTGTCCAAATCACAGCGAGGTTCTTTTTTTCACTGAGCATCTGCCATCTTCGGGCAGACCAACTATCCTTCAATTGCGGGTCGCGAAGCATATCCCCCACTACCTGAAGAAGGCGCTCAGGCCGGTCGGTAGGAATTCCAATTGTCAATTCATACTTGTGCTCCAATTCATCGAGATAGCTCAGTTTACCCACAAAATCATTGAAGCGAACAGAAGGTGTACCAAGTACTGCGGCTTCGGCCGCCATGGTCTGACTATCGCCAATGTACAACCCGGCAAAAGCCATGGCGTGGTGCATCACCTCCGGGGGAATAGACGTGCGGTATTGCTCAAGGCTTTCGGGAAGAGCGCGTTCGGATGTGATATATACCCGCCCATGGTTGTTGAGCATGGCAATTAACTCGTTAGCAAGGTCATCAGTAATGCCTTTCTTACCATCGTCGTGATGGGCGGTGAGGCTTGCAAAGCGCAGAATGAAGTAAGGTTCGTCTGCGCGGATGTAGGGTCTTATCAGATCCTTGTCGGGAGAAAAAAGTTCCGGATGAAGGTAGGCCAGTTCGTGGTAGCTGTCGTACAGCTGTGTTTTGTGCTCATAGCCTTGCACGCGGCACACAGCCGGCGCCAGGTTGAGCGAGCAAAACCGCACGCCGTAACGCGCAAAGAGCGGCACCTGGTCGAGGTCGTCCTCATTGATTAGCACCGATGGAATGCCCAACAAGCTGCCCAAATGCGCAATCACGATATCTGTTCCGGCCATAATATCGGGCCTGAATCTTCGGATGATTGTGAGCATTTTCCACTCGCGCTGCAATACAGACTGGATAAGCCCCAACTTGCTATCGCCGTCGCGGGCCGGCAGAAAAATGGTCTCAAAGGGACAATTCTTCATCAGTTTGAACAGCACATCTTTCTGACGGGCCACGAACAGTACTTCGGCGCCCTCATCCTGAAGCGACTTCGCCACCCATTTGAGATTGTGATAGTGCGCGGGATGCCCTACGTACAAGAGGATACGCTTATTCCGGTTGGTCTTGTGCATAGCTTGTGTGGTAAAGTGCCAGGGCGAGTGTCATCCATGCCTGCCCCCATCGCATGTAGCGGGTTTTGTCAGTAAACCACGCAAAGTAGCGGTAATAAAAGGAGCCCTTGCCGTCGTAGAGGTGTTTCAATGCCCACGCGGTCATGCGGTGGGCCCTGTCGGATTCATCTCTGCCCATGTTCCTGAGTCTGCAGGCAGTGATGATTCCCTGGGCCTGATGGTGTACATCGGCAGGAAAGCGCCGTGGCAAGCGGAAATAGCTTCGACCGTTGATGGCGAATTGCTGTTCAAAGTAAAAGTCTGCTCCGTGAGTAAGGGCATCCACCCAAGGCTTCGGACGTTCGCCGAGGTATTGCATGGTTTCGATGAGGCTGTCTAAAATAAACCCCTGGTGAAAATCGGTTTGAACGCGAACTTTTCCTGTGTCGAGGTCAACGCTGTAGTCCCACCGACCGTCGGGCTGTTGCCTTTGAACCACAAATTCTGCAATGCGCGTGGCCAGCGTTCGATGCTCCTCATCACCCGAAAGTTTGTACAAGCGTGCAAAATAACCTGCAGCGAGCATGGTTGCGTTGTAGCAGCAATCCTTTTTCACGGTGCTGTAGCTGATACAAAGGCCTGTTTCGTCTTCAAAGCGAGGCAAATCGTTCAGAATAAATAGCTCGATTCCTTTCAAAAGCTCCTCTGCCAGCGGAAAGTCGCCACAACTAGCGGCTTCGTACAATCCTTTGGCTACAAAGCCCGTGGCCACAATGGTGGGCGAGCCTGCGGGCAACACCTTCACCGGACTGGCCCAATCAAAAGGA
This genomic stretch from Cryomorphaceae bacterium harbors:
- a CDS encoding sugar transferase; protein product: MQFSAHASKGLTQDVFDFARPFIGKSKMTLMHTTNRDDLKDSSENANVVVNTARVNDIRGINHFFRLVNANLNNGGRFIGCMETLENRKARLHKKYPPFLNRLYYTADFVLKRIFPKLSVTRSIYFRLTGGRNRALSKAEVLGRLVYCGFSIEAVKVIDNLLFFAVSKKGQPLTEPEPSTGLLLKIGRIGKLGKRITVYKFRTMHPYAQYIQEYVYEQNNLQAGGKFSNDFRITKWGRFMRRFWIDEIPMIWNILRGDLKIVGVRPLSDHYLSLYSEEHKQVRLQGKPGLIPPFYADLPHNLQEIMESEARYIKAYLKSPITTDFNYGFKAFNNIVLRKARSA
- a CDS encoding DUF354 domain-containing protein, giving the protein MHKTNRNKRILLYVGHPAHYHNLKWVAKSLQDEGAEVLFVARQKDVLFKLMKNCPFETIFLPARDGDSKLGLIQSVLQREWKMLTIIRRFRPDIMAGTDIVIAHLGSLLGIPSVLINEDDLDQVPLFARYGVRFCSLNLAPAVCRVQGYEHKTQLYDSYHELAYLHPELFSPDKDLIRPYIRADEPYFILRFASLTAHHDDGKKGITDDLANELIAMLNNHGRVYITSERALPESLEQYRTSIPPEVMHHAMAFAGLYIGDSQTMAAEAAVLGTPSVRFNDFVGKLSYLDELEHKYELTIGIPTDRPERLLQVVGDMLRDPQLKDSWSARRWQMLSEKKNLAVIWTDVLLHYPYRQSFNDLRFAIPNG